The segment GCAGAAGCTGACCGTCCAGTCTGGCAATGACACCAACCTGGCAGGTGCGCAGGCAAAAGGCGATACCGTTGAAGTCGACGTAAAAGGCGATTTAAACCTGGCCAGCCAGCAGGATCGGGAGACCTATACCGAGAAGAATAAATCGGTTGGCGGCAGTATTGGATTTGGGGCCGGGGCCTCGGTAAATCTGTCAGCGAATACAGGCAAAATGGATTCCGAATACAGGAGTGTCAAGGAGCAGACCGGGATCTTTGCCGGTAAGGGCGGCTTTGATATTAAGGTGGAAGGCAATACCGACCTGAAGGGGGC is part of the Acetonema longum DSM 6540 genome and harbors:
- a CDS encoding hemagglutinin repeat-containing protein; translated protein: QDGDIRIGGSSIDGKDILLDAANDVNLQSAANTVDSRSDSSQKSASVGVDLASGGVTVSGQLGKGNTDEHSLSYNETTITAEQKLTVQSGNDTNLAGAQAKGDTVEVDVKGDLNLASQQDRETYTEKNKSVGGSIGFGAGASVNLSANTGKMDSEYRSVKEQTGIFAGKGGFDIKVEGNTDLKGA